A region of the Bremerella alba genome:
AGTTTTCTGGACTACGTGGTCTGTTTGTACACCTGTGACCCAAGGTGCAGGCCCAACCCAAGCTAACCGGCAGAATTAAGTAAGGAACGAATTTTATGCTCGGTATTACCATGGCCATCTTGTTGCAAGTTTCCGCAGTTGGCGACACGACTACCGATTACAACTCGGCGTTCAAGTCCGCTTCGGAAACCGGCAAGCCGATGCTTGTCCTGGTTGGCACCGAATGGTGCCCAGCGTGCGTGACGATGAAGCAGTCGATCATCCCACGTCTGCAACGTGCTGGCCGTTTGAGCGGTGTCGTCTACACGGAAGTGGATGCCGATGCCCAACCACGAATCGCCCACAGCATTATGTCCGGCGGAGGCTA
Encoded here:
- a CDS encoding thioredoxin family protein translates to MLGITMAILLQVSAVGDTTTDYNSAFKSASETGKPMLVLVGTEWCPACVTMKQSIIPRLQRAGRLSGVVYTEVDADAQPRIAHSIMSGGGYPQLALYRKTKDGWRRQILIGVQSESTIQTLVDRAVAAQKSESDKLEVLPVSQ